In Balaenoptera musculus isolate JJ_BM4_2016_0621 chromosome 19, mBalMus1.pri.v3, whole genome shotgun sequence, one genomic interval encodes:
- the CHST8 gene encoding carbohydrate sulfotransferase 8, giving the protein MTPRAGTMRLACMFSSILLFGAAGLLLFISLQDPTELALQQVPGIKFNIRPQEPHSDLPSGSSQDGDFKAPTERVTRDLPSRAPRGLNLQVSQQPQAHLNVGARLRPRQRRRRLLIKKMPAAAAIPANSSAGTFVRPAPRALDGRWVSLHQSQQERKRVMREACAKYRASSLRRAVTPRHVSRIFVEDRHRVLYCEVPKAGCSNWKRVLMVLAGLASSTTDIQHNTVHYGSALKRLDTFDRQGILHRLSTYTKMLFVREPFERLVSAFRDKFEHPNSYYHPVFGKAILARYRANASREALRTGAGVRFPEFIQYLLDVHRPVGMDIHWDHVSRLCSPCLVDYDFVGKFESMEDDANFFLSLIRAPRNLTFPRFKDRHSQEARTTAQIAHQYFAQLSTLQRQRTYDFYYMDYLMFNYSKPFADLY; this is encoded by the exons GAATAAAGTTCAACATCAGGCCACAGGAGCCCCACAGC GACCTCCCATCAGGCAGTTCCCAGGATGGTGACTTTAAGGCACCCACAGAGAGGGTCACCCGAGACTTGCCCAGCCGGGCCCCGAGGGGCCTGAACCTACAGGTGTCCCAGCAGCCTCAAGCCCACCTAAACGTGGGGGCCCGTCTGCGACCCCGGCAGCGCCGCCGGCGACTGCTTATCAAGAAAATGCCAGCTGCGGCGGCCATCCCGGCCAACAGCTCGGCTGGTACGTTCGTCCGGCCAGCACCCCGGGCCCTGGACGGCCGCTGGGTCAGCCTGCACCAGAGCCAGCAGGAGCGCAAGCGGGTGATGCGGGAGGCGTGCGCCAAGTACAGGGCGAGCAGCCTCCGCAGGGCGGTCACGCCCCGCCACGTGTCCCGCATCTTCGTGGAGGACCGCCACCGCGTGCTGTACTGCGAGGTGCCCAAGGCAGGCTGCTCCAACTGGAAGCGGGTGCTCATGGTGCTGGCCGGGCTGGCCTCGTCCACCACCGACATCCAGCACAACACCGTCCACTACGGCAGCGCCCTCAAGCGGCTGGACACCTTCGACCGCCAGGGCATCCTTCACCGCCTCAGCACCTACACCAAGATGCTCTTCGTCCGCGAGCCCTTCGAGAGGCTGGTCTCTGCCTTCCGCGACAAGTTTGAGCACCCCAATAGCTACTATCACCCCGTCTTCGGCAAGGCCATCCTGGCCCGATACCGGGCCAACGCCTCTCGGGAGGCCCTGCGGACGGGCGCCGGCGTGCGGTTCCCCGAGTTCATCCAGTATCTACTGGACGTGCACCGGCCCGTGGGTATGGACATCCACTGGGACCACGTCAGCCGGCTGTGCAGCCCCTGCCTCGTCGACTATGACTTTGTGGGCAAGTTTGAGAGCATGGAGGACGACGCCAACTTCTTCCTGAGCCTCATCCGCGCGCCGCGGAACCTGACCTTCCCGCGGTTCAAGGACCGGCACTCGCAGGAGGCGCGGACCACCGCGCAGATCGCCCACCAGTACTTCGCGCAGCTCTCCACCCTGCAGCGGCAGCGCACCTACGACTTCTACTATATGGACTACCTGATGTTCAACTACTCCAAGCCCTTCGCAGACCTGTACTGA